A window of Juglans regia cultivar Chandler chromosome 7, Walnut 2.0, whole genome shotgun sequence contains these coding sequences:
- the LOC109008263 gene encoding CCHC-type zinc finger protein CG3800-like translates to MGMTSEKVFSEAVNVAYAAQGRGKNKLQCFSCKEFGHIARNCSKKVCNYCKKEGHIIKDCRVRPQNRQSHAFQAAVQSSSSSAPSTVSSDSSVLTPAMVQQMILSAFTALGLQGSGVGDGDREGA, encoded by the exons ATGGGTATGACTTCTGAGAAGGTCTTTTCTGAGGCTGTGAATGTAGCCTATGCAGCACAAGGGAGAGGAAAGAATAAGTTACAGTGTTTCAGCTGCAAGGAGTTTGGTCATATTGCTCGCAACTGTTCGAAGAAAGTTTGTAACTACTGCAAGAAAGAGGGTCATATCATCAAAGACTGTCGGGTGCGGCCTCAGAATCGCCAATCCCACGCCTTTCAAGCTGCTGTTCAGTCCTCATCTTCTTCTGCACCCTCCACTGTAAGCTCTGATTCATCCGTTCTCACACCTGCTATGGTCCAACAGATGATTCTGTCTGCTTTTACGGCTTTAGGCCTGCAAG GATCAGGTGTCGGGGATGGTGATCGCGAAGGGGCCTAA